From the genome of Biomphalaria glabrata chromosome 17, xgBioGlab47.1, whole genome shotgun sequence, one region includes:
- the LOC106074714 gene encoding dolichyl-diphosphooligosaccharide--protein glycosyltransferase subunit 2-like isoform X3: MAKVLSIIGVLAIAVVGQALTPSSFLTTIDQNRLKAVFEAASPYSDTQAAHYSILGLKLLGATIPNAQDACKDISKLLDGTNVASIYYGATAAEALGNCKIEVPEFKKTLTDAIKEDSSVQDITFAFLALKSLGLPADDNAVSKALLAALNTDDSPSSHGYAFLAASQLTGDISKFVDNIEDVVAQADEVDDKYLQFEGGLFATALVVDSAYKLAEKNNKAPTIAQDKVLKFANYFLSRRHVHQLKSAYYFLSAIKTLTTNKFHVPVAVTLASPVAVTQTEPSVRVQVTDLLGGNLGEMTVTADSARHLEDGAVVLSKKQFSPSSADKSIFELNFLEAKPAKGFYKLTISVAPKKADPRLIGTTGAEVEVKVTTKISIENVEIGVADKDQATAARTTRLVHPNKAASVIEADYHQKIVMKFQLKDKATGQLMTAHQAFVRLTNTETKQEIIFVTEADNTLTSKFDLDVGSSAKEFASVSGKYNMELIIGDAVIENPFSWLVADVSITFPESGDVPADSSSQYAKKPEIKHKFNEPEKRPPATVSIAFTALVLLPLLILLVLWIRIGVNISNFPLSLSAVGFHICLGAIFGLYYCYWTQLNMFQTLRWLGVIAVPTFFFGNRLLSALASKSAKHA, from the exons TTTTATCAATTATTGGAGTATTAGCTATTGCTGTTGTTGGTCAAGCTTTGACCCCATCATCATTTTTGACCACAATAGACCAAAATAGGCTGAAAGCAGTTTTTGAAGCAGCTTCACCATACAGTGACACACAGGCTGCACATTATTCTATCTTGGGTCTGAAACTCTTAGGTGCCACTATTCCTAATGCTCAG GATGCCTGTAAAGATATATCGAAGTTATTAGATGGAACAAATGTAGCCTCTATATATTATGGGGCCACAGCTGCTGAAGCATTGGGAAACTGTAAA ATTGAAGTGCCTGAGTTTAAGAAAACTTTAACAGATGCTATTAAAGAAGATTCCAGTGTACAGGATATAACATTTGCTTTTCTGGCACTTAAAAGTTTAGGTCTTCCAG CTGATGATAATGCTGTCAGTAAGGCCTTACTTGCTGCGCTAAATACAGATGATTCACCATCAAG TCATGGCTATGCATTTTTAGCAGCATCTCAGCTGACTGGAGATATTAGTAAATTTGTTgataatattgaagatgtagTAGCCCAGGCAGATGAAGTAGATGACAAGTATTTACAA TTTGAAGGTGGTCTTTTTGCTACAGCTCTAGTTGTGGACAGTGCTTATAAATTGGCTGAGAAAAACAATAAAGCTCCAACAATAGCTCAG GATAAAGTTCTGAAGTTTGCCAACTATTTCCTTAGCCGTAGACATGTTCATCAACTTAAATCAGCATACTACTTCCTCTCTGCTATCAAGACATTGACCACCAATAAA ttCCATGTACCAGTTGCTGTTACTCTAGCTAGTCCAGTTGCTGTAACACAGACTGAGCCATCAGTCAGA gttCAAGTGACAGACCTTTTGGGTGGTAACCTAGGAGAAATGACTGTGACAGCTGACAGTGCCAGACATTTGGAAGATGGAGCAGTTGTTCTTAGCAAAAAGCAGTTCAGCCCTTCATCTGCTGACAA atCCATTTTTGAACTAAATTTCCTTGAAGCTAAGCCAGCAAAAGGTTTCTACAAGCTAACAATCAGTGTTGCCCCTAAAAAAGCTGATCCTAGACTTATTGGAACAACTGGTGCTGAA GTGGAAGTAAAAGTGACAACTAAAATTTCAATAGAGAATGTTGAAATAGGAGTTGCAGACAAAGACCAGGCCACAGCTGCTCGCACAACTAG GCTAGTACATCCCAACAAAGCTGCTTCAGTTATTGAGGCAGACTATCACCAGAAAATCGTGATGAAGTTTCAGTTGAAGGACAAGGCCACTGGCCAACTCATGACTGCTCATCAGGCATTTGTTCGCCTGACCAACACTGAAACCAAGcaagaaattatttttgtcaCTGAGGCTGATAACACTTTGACTAGCAAGTTCGATTTG GATGTTGGCAGCAGTGCTAAAGAGTTTGCCTCTGTGTCTGGTAAATACAACATGGAACTCATCATTGGTGATGCTGTTATTGAGAATCCATTTTCTTGGCTTGTT GCTGATGTATCAATTACTTTCCCTGAATCTGGAGATGTCCCTGCTGACTCATCCAGTCAATATGCTAAGAAGCCAGAAATTAAG CACAAATTTAATGAACCAGAGAAGCGTCCACCAGCTACAGTGTCTATTGCATTCACAGCTTTAGTTTTGTTACCACTTCTGATTTTACTAGTCCTG TGGATAAGGATTGGAGTAAACATCTCCAACTTCCCCCTTTCTCTTAGTGCTGTAGGGTTCCATATTTGCCTTGGAG ccatctttGGCCTGTATTACTGCTATTGGACTCAGCTGAACATGTTCCAAACACTTCGCTGGTTGGGTGTTATAGCTGTTCCGACATTTTTCTTTGGAAATCGTTTATTAAGTGCTTTAGCATCTAAAAG TGCAAAACATGCTTGA
- the LOC106074714 gene encoding dolichyl-diphosphooligosaccharide--protein glycosyltransferase subunit 2-like isoform X1, with amino-acid sequence MAKVLSIIGVLAIAVVGQALTPSSFLTTIDQNRLKAVFEAASPYSDTQAAHYSILGLKLLGATIPNAQDACKDISKLLDGTNVASIYYGATAAEALGNCKIEVPEFKKTLTDAIKEDSSVQDITFAFLALKSLGLPADDNAVSKALLAALNTDDSPSSHGYAFLAASQLTGDISKFVDNIEDVVAQADEVDDKYLQFEGGLFATALVVDSAYKLAEKNNKAPTIAQDKVLKFANYFLSRRHVHQLKSAYYFLSAIKTLTTNKFHVPVAVTLASPVAVTQTEPSVRVQVTDLLGGNLGEMTVTADSARHLEDGAVVLSKKQFSPSSADKSIFELNFLEAKPAKGFYKLTISVAPKKADPRLIGTTGAEVEVKVTTKISIENVEIGVADKDQATAARTTRLVHPNKAASVIEADYHQKIVMKFQLKDKATGQLMTAHQAFVRLTNTETKQEIIFVTEADNTLTSKFDLDVGSSAKEFASVSGKYNMELIIGDAVIENPFSWLVADVSITFPESGDVPADSSSQYAKKPEIKHKFNEPEKRPPATVSIAFTALVLLPLLILLVLWIRIGVNISNFPLSLSAVGFHICLGAIFGLYYCYWTQLNMFQTLRWLGVIAVPTFFFGNRLLSALASKRLKLPAIISTHTIVVKPVNQSNKHKKKEGIAKHA; translated from the exons TTTTATCAATTATTGGAGTATTAGCTATTGCTGTTGTTGGTCAAGCTTTGACCCCATCATCATTTTTGACCACAATAGACCAAAATAGGCTGAAAGCAGTTTTTGAAGCAGCTTCACCATACAGTGACACACAGGCTGCACATTATTCTATCTTGGGTCTGAAACTCTTAGGTGCCACTATTCCTAATGCTCAG GATGCCTGTAAAGATATATCGAAGTTATTAGATGGAACAAATGTAGCCTCTATATATTATGGGGCCACAGCTGCTGAAGCATTGGGAAACTGTAAA ATTGAAGTGCCTGAGTTTAAGAAAACTTTAACAGATGCTATTAAAGAAGATTCCAGTGTACAGGATATAACATTTGCTTTTCTGGCACTTAAAAGTTTAGGTCTTCCAG CTGATGATAATGCTGTCAGTAAGGCCTTACTTGCTGCGCTAAATACAGATGATTCACCATCAAG TCATGGCTATGCATTTTTAGCAGCATCTCAGCTGACTGGAGATATTAGTAAATTTGTTgataatattgaagatgtagTAGCCCAGGCAGATGAAGTAGATGACAAGTATTTACAA TTTGAAGGTGGTCTTTTTGCTACAGCTCTAGTTGTGGACAGTGCTTATAAATTGGCTGAGAAAAACAATAAAGCTCCAACAATAGCTCAG GATAAAGTTCTGAAGTTTGCCAACTATTTCCTTAGCCGTAGACATGTTCATCAACTTAAATCAGCATACTACTTCCTCTCTGCTATCAAGACATTGACCACCAATAAA ttCCATGTACCAGTTGCTGTTACTCTAGCTAGTCCAGTTGCTGTAACACAGACTGAGCCATCAGTCAGA gttCAAGTGACAGACCTTTTGGGTGGTAACCTAGGAGAAATGACTGTGACAGCTGACAGTGCCAGACATTTGGAAGATGGAGCAGTTGTTCTTAGCAAAAAGCAGTTCAGCCCTTCATCTGCTGACAA atCCATTTTTGAACTAAATTTCCTTGAAGCTAAGCCAGCAAAAGGTTTCTACAAGCTAACAATCAGTGTTGCCCCTAAAAAAGCTGATCCTAGACTTATTGGAACAACTGGTGCTGAA GTGGAAGTAAAAGTGACAACTAAAATTTCAATAGAGAATGTTGAAATAGGAGTTGCAGACAAAGACCAGGCCACAGCTGCTCGCACAACTAG GCTAGTACATCCCAACAAAGCTGCTTCAGTTATTGAGGCAGACTATCACCAGAAAATCGTGATGAAGTTTCAGTTGAAGGACAAGGCCACTGGCCAACTCATGACTGCTCATCAGGCATTTGTTCGCCTGACCAACACTGAAACCAAGcaagaaattatttttgtcaCTGAGGCTGATAACACTTTGACTAGCAAGTTCGATTTG GATGTTGGCAGCAGTGCTAAAGAGTTTGCCTCTGTGTCTGGTAAATACAACATGGAACTCATCATTGGTGATGCTGTTATTGAGAATCCATTTTCTTGGCTTGTT GCTGATGTATCAATTACTTTCCCTGAATCTGGAGATGTCCCTGCTGACTCATCCAGTCAATATGCTAAGAAGCCAGAAATTAAG CACAAATTTAATGAACCAGAGAAGCGTCCACCAGCTACAGTGTCTATTGCATTCACAGCTTTAGTTTTGTTACCACTTCTGATTTTACTAGTCCTG TGGATAAGGATTGGAGTAAACATCTCCAACTTCCCCCTTTCTCTTAGTGCTGTAGGGTTCCATATTTGCCTTGGAG ccatctttGGCCTGTATTACTGCTATTGGACTCAGCTGAACATGTTCCAAACACTTCGCTGGTTGGGTGTTATAGCTGTTCCGACATTTTTCTTTGGAAATCGTTTATTAAGTGCTTTAGCATCTAAAAG GTTGAAGCTACCAGCCATTATATCCACTCATACCATAGTGGTCAAACCTGTAAATCagtcaaacaaacataaaaaaaaagagggaat TGCAAAACATGCTTGA
- the LOC106074714 gene encoding dolichyl-diphosphooligosaccharide--protein glycosyltransferase subunit 2-like isoform X2: MAKVLSIIGVLAIAVVGQALTPSSFLTTIDQNRLKAVFEAASPYSDTQAAHYSILGLKLLGATIPNAQDACKDISKLLDGTNVASIYYGATAAEALGNCKIEVPEFKKTLTDAIKEDSSVQDITFAFLALKSLGLPADDNAVSKALLAALNTDDSPSSHGYAFLAASQLTGDISKFVDNIEDVVAQADEVDDKYLQFEGGLFATALVVDSAYKLAEKNNKAPTIAQDKVLKFANYFLSRRHVHQLKSAYYFLSAIKTLTTNKFHVPVAVTLASPVAVTQTEPSVRVQVTDLLGGNLGEMTVTADSARHLEDGAVVLSKKQFSPSSADKSIFELNFLEAKPAKGFYKLTISVAPKKADPRLIGTTGAEVEVKVTTKISIENVEIGVADKDQATAARTTRLVHPNKAASVIEADYHQKIVMKFQLKDKATGQLMTAHQAFVRLTNTETKQEIIFVTEADNTLTSKFDLDVGSSAKEFASVSGKYNMELIIGDAVIENPFSWLVADVSITFPESGDVPADSSSQYAKKPEIKHKFNEPEKRPPATVSIAFTALVLLPLLILLVLWIRIGVNISNFPLSLSAVGFHICLGAIFGLYYCYWTQLNMFQTLRWLGVIAVPTFFFGNRLLSALASKRQPSKKKK; encoded by the exons TTTTATCAATTATTGGAGTATTAGCTATTGCTGTTGTTGGTCAAGCTTTGACCCCATCATCATTTTTGACCACAATAGACCAAAATAGGCTGAAAGCAGTTTTTGAAGCAGCTTCACCATACAGTGACACACAGGCTGCACATTATTCTATCTTGGGTCTGAAACTCTTAGGTGCCACTATTCCTAATGCTCAG GATGCCTGTAAAGATATATCGAAGTTATTAGATGGAACAAATGTAGCCTCTATATATTATGGGGCCACAGCTGCTGAAGCATTGGGAAACTGTAAA ATTGAAGTGCCTGAGTTTAAGAAAACTTTAACAGATGCTATTAAAGAAGATTCCAGTGTACAGGATATAACATTTGCTTTTCTGGCACTTAAAAGTTTAGGTCTTCCAG CTGATGATAATGCTGTCAGTAAGGCCTTACTTGCTGCGCTAAATACAGATGATTCACCATCAAG TCATGGCTATGCATTTTTAGCAGCATCTCAGCTGACTGGAGATATTAGTAAATTTGTTgataatattgaagatgtagTAGCCCAGGCAGATGAAGTAGATGACAAGTATTTACAA TTTGAAGGTGGTCTTTTTGCTACAGCTCTAGTTGTGGACAGTGCTTATAAATTGGCTGAGAAAAACAATAAAGCTCCAACAATAGCTCAG GATAAAGTTCTGAAGTTTGCCAACTATTTCCTTAGCCGTAGACATGTTCATCAACTTAAATCAGCATACTACTTCCTCTCTGCTATCAAGACATTGACCACCAATAAA ttCCATGTACCAGTTGCTGTTACTCTAGCTAGTCCAGTTGCTGTAACACAGACTGAGCCATCAGTCAGA gttCAAGTGACAGACCTTTTGGGTGGTAACCTAGGAGAAATGACTGTGACAGCTGACAGTGCCAGACATTTGGAAGATGGAGCAGTTGTTCTTAGCAAAAAGCAGTTCAGCCCTTCATCTGCTGACAA atCCATTTTTGAACTAAATTTCCTTGAAGCTAAGCCAGCAAAAGGTTTCTACAAGCTAACAATCAGTGTTGCCCCTAAAAAAGCTGATCCTAGACTTATTGGAACAACTGGTGCTGAA GTGGAAGTAAAAGTGACAACTAAAATTTCAATAGAGAATGTTGAAATAGGAGTTGCAGACAAAGACCAGGCCACAGCTGCTCGCACAACTAG GCTAGTACATCCCAACAAAGCTGCTTCAGTTATTGAGGCAGACTATCACCAGAAAATCGTGATGAAGTTTCAGTTGAAGGACAAGGCCACTGGCCAACTCATGACTGCTCATCAGGCATTTGTTCGCCTGACCAACACTGAAACCAAGcaagaaattatttttgtcaCTGAGGCTGATAACACTTTGACTAGCAAGTTCGATTTG GATGTTGGCAGCAGTGCTAAAGAGTTTGCCTCTGTGTCTGGTAAATACAACATGGAACTCATCATTGGTGATGCTGTTATTGAGAATCCATTTTCTTGGCTTGTT GCTGATGTATCAATTACTTTCCCTGAATCTGGAGATGTCCCTGCTGACTCATCCAGTCAATATGCTAAGAAGCCAGAAATTAAG CACAAATTTAATGAACCAGAGAAGCGTCCACCAGCTACAGTGTCTATTGCATTCACAGCTTTAGTTTTGTTACCACTTCTGATTTTACTAGTCCTG TGGATAAGGATTGGAGTAAACATCTCCAACTTCCCCCTTTCTCTTAGTGCTGTAGGGTTCCATATTTGCCTTGGAG ccatctttGGCCTGTATTACTGCTATTGGACTCAGCTGAACATGTTCCAAACACTTCGCTGGTTGGGTGTTATAGCTGTTCCGACATTTTTCTTTGGAAATCGTTTATTAAGTGCTTTAGCATCTAAAAG acaaccttcaaagaaaaagaagtaa